The following coding sequences lie in one Metallumcola ferriviriculae genomic window:
- a CDS encoding S-layer homology domain-containing protein — protein MKKYSKIIALLTVAVLVLGFAGIASAADFSDIADSAAKSDIVKLNALGVINGYEDGTFKPDGNITRAEFAKIAVVAAGLGSSADLLKDATPAFSDVKTGAWYTGWINLAASQGYVKGYPNGTFKPAATISNSEVVTVLLRILGYNDNLAGSWPVDYIVKAADLDITEDVAFSAKAAAKRGDVAVMAAATLDATIVEWDNDKEKFEEQTMVEGSNTVEVSLLEDKFEGSITKDKVVLGWKYDGDEFQVVTDSGSVVVNGDAKFSGAATVAALDDHVIDYIVNDDDEIVFAEVQDYGFFVDDAATLDINSDGDYTDIDIDDENYDFADSYYANVTSLVSPTDDTEFTADVIKVALNDDGDVVRLEVAIYPVPAIVKEVRSDDRIVVKETGDTTVPSDLDEDDVDYILFRDGKIVDVSELEENDLLYNFGSGLGVDYYLRAYSVARQASGELEASYDNGAKIKIDGVKYDVAANAWVSKNGGEDFDSFDLAKFYGEEVTAVFNIAGDVQLVISEVEGSAGSTIYGVVSDVDYKLTGDTDSSGNQITEADQVTVLLSNGKEVTYDVNSDSDDAALAADEGDYVEFDLADDGAIDYWFDRGIGAVDITDVDTDRDRIQIDNNSWYFLDSDSVIFNANGTDDAEVVSVNDLVDYIDGGNTPTVDFEADGNEIDYLWMNATVSSSTDYAMVLDKGVNSDGEYLFVDIAGTTSEINAKDNNVDLDAAEEGVLISFEKSGDDLASIDKLTTSVTSEVYDVDADRNAIDIAGTQYIIDEDTVIYDITGDDPVYIELDEVFDGDFVEFGKEADTSVNMLDWIVVSD, from the coding sequence GTGAAGAAGTACTCTAAGATTATTGCACTATTAACCGTAGCAGTATTAGTACTTGGCTTCGCAGGCATCGCTAGCGCTGCTGATTTCAGCGACATTGCTGACAGCGCTGCCAAGTCTGACATTGTGAAGCTTAATGCTCTCGGAGTTATCAACGGTTATGAAGACGGCACTTTCAAGCCCGATGGTAACATTACTCGCGCTGAATTTGCTAAAATTGCTGTTGTGGCTGCTGGATTGGGAAGCAGCGCTGACTTGCTGAAAGATGCTACACCTGCTTTCAGTGATGTAAAAACTGGTGCATGGTACACTGGTTGGATTAACCTGGCTGCTAGTCAAGGTTATGTAAAAGGTTATCCTAATGGTACCTTCAAGCCCGCTGCTACAATTTCTAATTCTGAGGTTGTAACTGTTCTGTTAAGAATTTTGGGTTACAACGATAACTTGGCTGGTTCCTGGCCGGTAGACTACATTGTTAAGGCTGCCGACTTGGATATCACAGAAGATGTTGCTTTCTCCGCTAAAGCAGCTGCCAAGCGTGGCGACGTAGCTGTAATGGCTGCTGCTACTTTAGACGCAACAATCGTTGAGTGGGATAATGACAAGGAAAAGTTTGAAGAGCAAACTATGGTTGAGGGAAGCAATACTGTAGAAGTTAGTCTGCTTGAAGATAAGTTCGAGGGCAGCATAACTAAGGACAAAGTAGTACTTGGCTGGAAATATGACGGCGACGAGTTTCAGGTTGTTACAGACAGCGGTAGCGTTGTTGTAAACGGAGATGCTAAATTCTCTGGTGCGGCTACTGTTGCGGCATTGGATGACCATGTAATTGACTACATTGTTAACGATGACGATGAAATCGTATTCGCTGAGGTTCAAGATTATGGTTTCTTTGTTGATGATGCAGCAACTCTTGATATCAACTCCGATGGCGATTACACAGACATTGATATTGATGATGAAAATTATGACTTTGCAGATAGCTATTACGCTAATGTAACTTCTTTGGTCAGTCCAACTGATGACACTGAATTTACAGCAGACGTAATTAAAGTTGCTTTAAACGACGATGGTGATGTTGTTCGTTTGGAAGTAGCTATCTATCCTGTTCCTGCAATTGTTAAAGAAGTTAGGTCTGATGACAGAATCGTAGTTAAGGAAACAGGTGATACTACTGTTCCTTCCGACCTTGACGAAGATGACGTTGATTACATCTTATTCAGAGATGGTAAGATTGTAGATGTTAGTGAATTAGAAGAGAACGACCTGCTTTATAACTTTGGTTCCGGTCTCGGCGTAGACTACTACCTGCGTGCTTACAGTGTTGCTAGACAAGCTAGCGGCGAACTGGAAGCTTCCTATGATAACGGAGCAAAAATAAAAATAGACGGAGTTAAGTATGATGTTGCTGCTAACGCTTGGGTATCCAAGAATGGTGGCGAGGACTTCGATTCCTTTGACCTTGCTAAGTTCTACGGTGAAGAGGTTACTGCAGTATTCAATATTGCTGGCGACGTTCAACTGGTTATTTCCGAAGTTGAAGGTTCCGCGGGCAGCACTATCTACGGTGTGGTAAGTGACGTTGACTATAAACTTACTGGTGATACTGATTCAAGTGGAAACCAGATAACTGAAGCTGACCAAGTAACAGTATTGTTATCCAACGGCAAGGAAGTTACCTACGATGTAAATAGTGACAGTGATGATGCTGCACTTGCTGCTGATGAAGGCGACTATGTTGAGTTTGACCTTGCTGATGATGGCGCTATTGATTACTGGTTCGATCGTGGAATCGGTGCTGTTGATATTACTGATGTGGACACTGACCGTGACCGCATACAAATTGACAACAACAGTTGGTACTTCTTAGATAGTGATAGCGTTATCTTTAATGCTAACGGTACTGATGACGCTGAAGTTGTAAGTGTAAATGATCTGGTTGACTACATTGATGGCGGAAATACTCCTACAGTTGATTTTGAAGCAGATGGTAATGAAATCGATTACCTGTGGATGAATGCAACTGTAAGCAGTTCAACTGATTACGCTATGGTTCTTGACAAAGGTGTTAACTCGGATGGTGAATATCTCTTTGTAGATATTGCTGGAACTACTTCTGAGATTAATGCTAAGGACAATAACGTAGACCTTGATGCTGCAGAGGAAGGCGTACTGATTTCCTTCGAGAAGTCTGGTGACGACCTTGCGTCAATCGACAAACTGACTACTAGTGTAACTTCAGAAGTCTATGATGTTGATGCTGACCGTAATGCTATCGACATTGCAGGTACACAGTACATCATCGATGAAGATACTGTAATCTACGATATTACTGGCGATGACCCGGTATATATCGAGTTAGATGAAGTATTTGATGGTGACTTCGTAGAATTCGGCAAAGAAGCTGACACTAGTGTGAACATGCTAGATTGGATAGTTGTTAGCGACTAA
- a CDS encoding type II toxin-antitoxin system RelE/ParE family toxin, whose amino-acid sequence MKYYFHSKAKKEFLDAIEYYESCSKGLGLEFTNEIYSTIQRIIQMPNAWSEYTENTRKCLTKRFPFGIVYQISEDKKKIRIYAIMHLNRKPDYWTKRLK is encoded by the coding sequence ATGAAATATTATTTTCATTCAAAAGCAAAAAAAGAATTCTTAGATGCTATAGAGTATTATGAATCGTGTAGTAAAGGCCTTGGCTTGGAATTTACCAATGAAATCTATAGTACCATACAACGAATAATCCAAATGCCTAACGCCTGGTCTGAGTACACCGAAAACACCAGAAAATGCTTGACTAAACGTTTTCCGTTTGGGATAGTTTACCAAATCTCAGAAGATAAGAAAAAGATAAGGATATATGCCATTATGCATCTTAACAGAAAACCGGATTATTGGACAAAAAGATTAAAATAA
- a CDS encoding addiction module protein produces the protein MSSKADELFSIIEDLPVDVKTALVEKILASIYPTQKEIEEEWKKEIEERVYEFQTGKVQLIPGEEVFKEIQEKFDK, from the coding sequence ATGAGTTCCAAAGCTGATGAGCTGTTTTCCATAATTGAAGATCTACCTGTAGATGTAAAAACCGCATTGGTTGAAAAAATACTTGCCAGCATCTACCCTACTCAAAAAGAGATAGAAGAAGAATGGAAGAAAGAGATTGAAGAAAGAGTCTATGAGTTTCAAACTGGTAAGGTTCAACTTATCCCCGGGGAGGAAGTTTTTAAAGAAATTCAGGAGAAGTTTGATAAATGA
- a CDS encoding HD-GYP domain-containing protein yields MEQEMKISLFDMVMALSDAMDLVSREVVDHHKKVSYISYCIATEIGLPESEKENIMLAGALHDMGAFSLEERIGALNFELDHPHDHAEAGYQILKKFAPFGEISNLIRFHHVPWNLGEGTNFSGETVPMGSHIIHLSDRISVLLNGKKEALGQVDTIRNKIENHRGTLFVPEIVDAFHSLADKSFFWFDISSSMLSGLIERKVRCSPVQLNLQQLAHLASVFGQMIDFRSSFTANHSTGVAASASELAKLFQFSDKDCFTMRIAGYLHDLGKLAVAPEILQKPGKLNAHERNIIKSHTYFTHRILERIHGLETINKWASLHHERLDGKGYPFGKKASELSLGSRVMAVADVFTAIKEDRPYRKGMDKAESLQLLKKLADNQALDPEVVHKLTKNYSIVNSVRELDQSMSVKEYQEFLQATS; encoded by the coding sequence ATGGAACAGGAAATGAAGATATCTTTGTTTGATATGGTGATGGCCTTATCAGATGCAATGGACCTTGTTAGCAGGGAAGTGGTAGACCATCATAAAAAGGTATCCTATATTAGTTACTGTATTGCTACCGAAATAGGACTGCCGGAAAGTGAAAAAGAGAATATTATGCTGGCAGGTGCTCTCCATGATATGGGTGCCTTTTCTCTGGAAGAAAGAATCGGTGCGCTTAACTTTGAACTGGATCATCCCCATGACCATGCTGAGGCAGGTTACCAAATATTAAAAAAATTTGCTCCTTTTGGAGAAATTTCTAATTTGATACGTTTTCATCATGTACCATGGAACCTGGGGGAAGGAACTAATTTCAGTGGTGAAACAGTTCCTATGGGAAGTCATATTATTCATCTTTCGGACCGGATTAGTGTTTTGCTCAATGGGAAAAAAGAAGCCCTGGGCCAAGTTGATACTATTCGTAATAAAATAGAAAATCACAGGGGTACTTTGTTTGTTCCGGAGATTGTAGATGCATTTCATAGTTTAGCGGATAAGAGTTTTTTCTGGTTTGATATATCTTCTTCCATGCTGTCTGGGCTTATTGAGCGGAAAGTTAGGTGTAGCCCTGTTCAGCTGAATTTGCAGCAATTAGCTCATTTGGCCAGCGTTTTTGGGCAAATGATTGACTTTCGCTCTTCTTTTACGGCAAATCACTCAACCGGCGTTGCCGCTAGTGCCTCAGAACTGGCAAAACTGTTTCAGTTTTCCGATAAGGATTGTTTTACAATGAGAATTGCCGGTTACCTTCACGATTTGGGGAAACTTGCTGTAGCACCGGAAATATTGCAAAAACCAGGAAAACTTAACGCTCACGAACGTAATATTATAAAAAGTCATACTTATTTCACTCATCGCATACTGGAACGCATTCATGGCCTGGAAACGATTAACAAATGGGCGTCATTACATCATGAGCGATTGGATGGCAAGGGGTATCCCTTTGGGAAAAAGGCATCGGAGTTGTCACTAGGAAGCAGGGTTATGGCTGTGGCGGATGTTTTTACTGCTATTAAGGAAGATCGCCCCTACCGAAAGGGCATGGACAAGGCCGAGTCTTTACAACTGCTTAAGAAATTGGCAGATAATCAAGCTTTGGACCCGGAAGTGGTACATAAATTGACAAAAAATTATTCAATAGTTAATTCCGTACGTGAACTTGACCAATCAATGTCGGTGAAGGAGTATCAGGAATTTCTACAAGCCACTTCTTAG
- a CDS encoding copper amine oxidase N-terminal domain-containing protein, producing MRRTRKTFVMLLSLVIVFSASSYAAAEERFASWTGNECSYCHDSSRHLNENGKAYLEAGKPHDYGWKNISTPEPSSEPQPTPIPAPISKPNNIILKIGDPYMKVNGQTTEVDPRRETKPLIVKGRTLLPIRTIVETIGGNIDWDSALQQVLISLDGNTIRLVIGSNEAYKKDTQSQKWVLTKIDVPAQIINERTMVPVRFVTESLGLSIDWDQETKAVTITY from the coding sequence GTGAGAAGGACAAGGAAAACATTTGTCATGCTTCTATCGTTAGTTATCGTATTTTCGGCATCGTCATACGCTGCAGCTGAGGAAAGATTTGCTTCTTGGACCGGTAATGAATGTTCGTACTGCCACGACAGCAGTAGACACTTGAATGAAAATGGTAAAGCCTATCTTGAGGCTGGGAAACCACACGACTACGGCTGGAAAAACATCTCTACGCCAGAGCCGTCCTCTGAACCTCAGCCTACACCGATTCCAGCACCCATATCTAAACCAAATAATATCATCTTGAAAATCGGCGACCCATATATGAAAGTAAATGGGCAAACGACGGAAGTTGATCCAAGAAGAGAGACTAAGCCTTTGATTGTTAAAGGCAGGACGCTTTTACCGATAAGAACCATAGTTGAAACAATCGGTGGAAATATTGATTGGGATAGTGCACTTCAACAAGTGTTGATATCGCTGGATGGCAATACCATTAGGTTGGTTATTGGTTCCAATGAAGCTTATAAAAAGGATACACAATCTCAAAAGTGGGTATTAACAAAAATAGATGTTCCTGCGCAAATAATAAACGAGCGAACCATGGTCCCTGTAAGGTTCGTTACTGAAAGTTTAGGTTTGTCTATAGACTGGGATCAAGAAACAAAAGCAGTCACAATTACTTATTAA
- a CDS encoding DUF4160 domain-containing protein: MPLISQFYGILIRMFYNDQEQHHLPHFHAVYGEFSGSFTLEGDIITGNIPKKQQKLIAAWATIHQEELEALWKTIQETGEYFKIKGLE, from the coding sequence ATGCCGTTGATTTCTCAATTTTATGGGATTTTAATAAGGATGTTTTATAATGATCAGGAACAGCATCATTTACCGCATTTTCATGCTGTTTATGGGGAATTTTCAGGTTCATTTACTCTTGAAGGCGATATTATTACTGGTAATATTCCAAAAAAACAACAGAAACTTATTGCTGCATGGGCTACAATTCATCAGGAGGAACTAGAAGCGTTATGGAAGACTATTCAAGAGACTGGAGAGTATTTTAAAATAAAAGGATTGGAGTGA
- a CDS encoding DUF2442 domain-containing protein, translating into MVPRPKTVKPLDNYCLQVTFDNGETKIYDMSSLIEKPFYRDLKNKNIFKAVKVSDITLEWPSGEDICPNELYYKSK; encoded by the coding sequence ATGGTGCCTAGACCAAAAACAGTTAAACCTTTGGATAACTATTGTTTACAAGTTACATTTGATAATGGAGAAACTAAAATATATGATATGTCCTCGCTAATTGAAAAGCCTTTTTATAGAGATTTGAAGAATAAAAACATTTTTAAAGCTGTTAAAGTAAGTGACATAACACTGGAATGGCCATCAGGAGAAGATATTTGCCCAAATGAGCTTTATTATAAAAGCAAATAG
- a CDS encoding CopG family antitoxin — MVSDKKIPEFDSVKEMAEFFDRTDLTDIELSDARVDYQKGENSSREMKHISIRVPKGDLEALQNLAEKAGVGYTTFVRMLIKQAISK, encoded by the coding sequence ATGGTAAGTGATAAAAAAATACCTGAATTTGACTCGGTTAAAGAGATGGCCGAATTCTTTGACCGCACTGACTTAACTGACATTGAGCTTTCTGATGCTAGAGTTGACTATCAAAAAGGGGAAAACAGTTCTAGAGAGATGAAACATATATCAATTAGAGTGCCCAAGGGTGACTTAGAGGCCTTACAGAACCTGGCTGAAAAAGCCGGCGTGGGTTATACTACTTTTGTAAGAATGCTGATAAAACAGGCAATTAGCAAATAA
- a CDS encoding nucleotidyltransferase domain-containing protein: MNISAAYVYGSYIRGNFDEDSDIDIAVVSDEFTGDVIDDRFRLMKFRRKVDIRIEPHPFSLIDFNDNPLSKGILQDGVKLK, from the coding sequence ATGAATATTTCAGCAGCCTATGTATATGGATCATATATTAGAGGTAATTTTGATGAGGATAGCGATATTGATATAGCGGTAGTTTCAGATGAATTCACAGGTGATGTTATTGATGATAGATTTAGATTGATGAAGTTTCGAAGAAAAGTTGATATCAGGATTGAACCGCATCCTTTCAGTTTAATAGACTTTAATGATAATCCGTTGAGTAAAGGTATTTTGCAGGATGGAGTCAAGTTAAAATAA
- a CDS encoding DUF4258 domain-containing protein — MDERKIDIGTITRLVAEDKMVWRNHILARMQQRGIKIQDVVDCILSGEIIEQYFDDYPYTSCLILGCTDKGRCIHTVCALGQDKVWMITTYFPDKEEWHDDFRTRRRKV; from the coding sequence ATGGACGAAAGGAAAATAGATATAGGAACCATTACAAGACTTGTTGCTGAAGACAAAATGGTTTGGAGAAATCATATTCTTGCTCGTATGCAGCAGAGGGGAATTAAGATTCAAGATGTAGTGGACTGTATATTATCAGGGGAAATCATTGAACAGTATTTTGATGATTATCCTTATACAAGTTGTCTAATACTAGGCTGTACTGATAAGGGAAGATGCATTCATACGGTATGTGCTTTAGGGCAGGATAAGGTTTGGATGATTACCACGTATTTCCCGGACAAGGAAGAATGGCATGATGACTTTCGCACCAGAAGGAGGAAGGTTTAA
- a CDS encoding type II toxin-antitoxin system MqsA family antitoxin → MNCIACKANVNDGEVNHTVDIEGRIIVVKNVPAKVCQQCGDYYIAHDTALKLEEIVEEAKGNGAEITIINYHDRAA, encoded by the coding sequence ATGAACTGTATCGCCTGTAAGGCAAACGTTAATGACGGAGAAGTCAATCATACTGTTGACATTGAGGGGCGAATTATTGTTGTGAAAAATGTACCTGCAAAGGTGTGTCAACAATGTGGAGACTATTATATTGCACATGATACTGCATTAAAACTGGAAGAGATAGTAGAAGAAGCTAAAGGAAATGGAGCAGAAATTACAATAATCAATTATCATGACCGGGCTGCATAG
- a CDS encoding cytochrome c3 family protein yields MQKTYLKKLVLLILLLIVVIPNGTALAHEVYNDNMEPEDGPMGAIGTYIYGTNANKTGTGTGIVEGYDMSKDYKVRRADGNPYVHGQFKKNTNACASCHMTHTAAGGSLLLRNGVYNTCTACHDGTLGKLNVFDIPVYDSSVEAADYVNVGGGSFGGVVDTVYNASMHLARGSITLVTAPGGNKSLNADLNGDGINDTETESWTGDFDCSACHQPHGSYSDRLLVPNPANIERQALTVASWEVIGTQDGTNVWGAVYEGEVVEGPWLHMESYSLGKTQTVIYQAVYEVDVSITPMVVDPDKNQGDDGYILPSSVHLNDNFAINYAQGIATKKDSYTPPANLKIAIVPALVVKVDKGYFEGDGDSVPVGPYNVDVLGGGNSYEQGLDGTIIRWQGVNETTNLGKNGITWFCAGCHTDYYAEKYDAGGGLEGRYATAYRHTINRQSVDGSGEQSFVYEYGLYQGSQEDVLTCLSCHYAHGTTKQIMRNADDTQAQDADANPSSAIKRYVNMAVCWKCHGEELDPEFHSF; encoded by the coding sequence ATGCAGAAGACTTACCTCAAAAAACTGGTTTTACTAATCCTTTTATTAATTGTAGTTATTCCTAATGGTACAGCATTGGCCCACGAGGTTTATAACGACAACATGGAGCCGGAGGATGGCCCTATGGGAGCGATAGGAACATATATTTATGGGACTAACGCCAATAAAACCGGTACCGGTACAGGTATTGTTGAAGGATATGACATGAGTAAAGATTACAAAGTGCGCCGGGCAGATGGTAATCCATATGTGCACGGTCAATTTAAGAAAAATACCAACGCTTGCGCATCCTGCCACATGACTCACACCGCCGCAGGGGGTTCGCTGCTCCTGCGAAACGGTGTTTACAACACTTGCACCGCATGTCACGATGGCACCTTAGGTAAACTCAATGTATTTGATATTCCCGTCTATGACAGTTCAGTGGAAGCGGCGGATTATGTCAATGTAGGCGGAGGTTCTTTCGGCGGAGTGGTTGATACGGTATACAATGCGTCTATGCATTTGGCAAGAGGCAGTATAACCTTAGTCACAGCGCCTGGCGGTAATAAGTCATTAAATGCTGATCTTAATGGTGACGGCATAAACGATACAGAGACGGAATCTTGGACAGGCGACTTTGACTGCAGCGCCTGCCACCAACCTCACGGCTCATATAGTGATAGATTACTAGTGCCTAATCCCGCCAATATAGAGCGTCAGGCGCTTACAGTAGCTAGTTGGGAAGTGATAGGTACCCAGGACGGGACTAATGTTTGGGGCGCGGTGTATGAGGGAGAGGTTGTTGAAGGCCCTTGGTTACATATGGAATCATATTCGTTAGGGAAAACCCAAACTGTAATCTACCAGGCTGTATATGAGGTGGACGTTTCTATTACTCCAATGGTGGTTGACCCCGATAAGAATCAAGGGGATGATGGCTACATACTGCCGAGCAGCGTACACTTAAATGATAACTTTGCTATTAATTATGCCCAAGGAATAGCAACCAAGAAGGATAGCTATACGCCTCCCGCCAACTTAAAGATTGCCATAGTACCGGCCTTGGTAGTAAAGGTTGATAAAGGGTATTTCGAGGGTGACGGTGATTCGGTTCCGGTAGGCCCATACAATGTTGATGTTCTCGGTGGCGGCAATAGTTATGAGCAGGGTTTGGATGGCACGATTATTAGATGGCAAGGTGTCAACGAAACCACTAACCTAGGCAAAAACGGTATCACATGGTTTTGCGCGGGATGTCATACCGACTATTACGCTGAAAAATATGATGCCGGAGGTGGTTTGGAGGGAAGGTACGCAACAGCGTACCGTCATACCATTAACCGCCAATCTGTAGACGGTTCCGGGGAACAATCTTTTGTATATGAATATGGGCTTTACCAAGGATCTCAAGAAGATGTACTAACATGTCTATCATGTCATTATGCACATGGTACCACTAAACAGATAATGCGTAACGCTGATGATACCCAGGCCCAGGATGCCGACGCAAACCCGTCCTCCGCGATTAAGAGGTATGTGAATATGGCGGTATGTTGGAAATGTCATGGTGAAGAACTTGACCCCGAGTTCCATTCTTTTTAA
- a CDS encoding transposase, with protein MPRRARKKSSTGIYHVILRGINRQIIFEDDEDYEKLLETLKQHKDISGCKIFAYCFMSNHIHLLLKEGEEDLGTTFRRIGATYVYWYNWKYNRRGHLFQDRYKSEPVETDRYFLTVLRYIHHNPLKAGIVKKLSIYPWSSYREYLGKPRICNIEFTFNFFSEDREKAIELFTDFHLEGNNDRCLEYDQNMRWKDTEAVDFIKEISGVQSPVEIQSFEKQRRNDILRKCKEKGLSIRQIERLTGVSFGVIRRI; from the coding sequence ATGCCCAGAAGAGCGAGAAAGAAAAGCAGCACAGGAATTTACCACGTTATTTTAAGGGGAATTAACAGACAAATAATATTTGAAGATGATGAGGATTATGAAAAATTGTTGGAAACGCTAAAGCAGCATAAAGACATAAGTGGTTGTAAAATTTTTGCTTACTGCTTTATGAGTAATCATATACATCTATTGCTCAAAGAAGGAGAAGAGGATTTAGGAACAACGTTTCGAAGGATTGGAGCAACTTATGTATATTGGTATAACTGGAAGTATAATCGGCGGGGTCATTTATTTCAAGATAGATATAAGAGTGAACCGGTTGAAACTGATAGATATTTTTTGACAGTCCTTCGTTATATTCATCATAATCCCTTAAAAGCAGGAATAGTAAAGAAACTTTCAATATACCCATGGAGTAGTTACAGAGAATACCTAGGAAAGCCAAGGATTTGCAATATAGAATTTACCTTTAATTTCTTTTCTGAAGATAGGGAAAAAGCCATAGAGCTATTTACGGACTTTCATTTAGAAGGAAATAATGATAGATGTTTAGAGTACGATCAAAATATGAGATGGAAAGATACAGAGGCCGTGGATTTCATAAAAGAGATTTCTGGGGTTCAAAGTCCAGTTGAGATCCAAAGCTTTGAAAAACAAAGGCGAAATGACATTTTAAGAAAATGTAAAGAGAAAGGGTTATCCATTAGACAAATTGAAAGGTTAACCGGCGTTAGTTTTGGAGTCATTCGAAGAATATAG
- a CDS encoding HI0074 family nucleotidyltransferase substrate-binding subunit, translating to MERLIERITDSEKALIAFREVMAIEQPTTIERDAAIQRFEFTFEAIWKAAREMLYKVEGIDIGSPKGVIRACREVNIFSDAETVTALNMVDDRNLAVHTYNESLAKQIYSRLSGYLILMGKWIELITKKALGA from the coding sequence GTGGAAAGACTAATAGAAAGAATAACAGACTCCGAAAAAGCACTTATTGCATTTCGTGAAGTGATGGCGATAGAACAACCTACTACCATTGAACGCGATGCTGCTATTCAGAGGTTTGAATTTACCTTTGAGGCAATATGGAAGGCAGCCCGGGAAATGCTTTACAAGGTTGAAGGAATTGACATTGGTTCGCCTAAAGGCGTTATCCGCGCCTGCCGAGAAGTCAACATCTTTAGCGATGCGGAAACTGTAACAGCCTTAAATATGGTAGACGACCGAAATCTGGCCGTACACACATACAACGAAAGCCTAGCAAAACAAATCTACAGTCGTTTATCCGGTTACCTCATATTAATGGGAAAATGGATTGAACTCATTACGAAAAAAGCTTTGGGTGCATAG